One Acidobacteriaceae bacterium genomic region harbors:
- the efp gene encoding elongation factor P encodes MAIPATQMRPGMIIKFKDDLHLVFSVEHRTPGNLRAFIQAKLRNIRTGSMFVERFRSPDPIERVIVDEVKMEYLYNDGDDYYFMDQENFEQTHLKRDTLGDAVEYLTPNLLISVSFHDGKPVGIELPTVVEMTVVETEPGIKSATASSVTKPAKTETGLVVQVPPFINEGEKIRVDTAEGAYMSRA; translated from the coding sequence ATGGCGATTCCCGCCACGCAGATGCGCCCCGGCATGATCATCAAATTCAAAGACGACCTGCACCTCGTCTTCTCGGTCGAGCACCGCACCCCAGGCAATCTGCGCGCCTTCATCCAGGCCAAGCTGCGCAACATCCGCACCGGCTCCATGTTCGTTGAGCGCTTCCGCTCCCCCGACCCCATCGAGCGCGTCATCGTCGACGAAGTCAAAATGGAGTACCTCTACAACGACGGTGACGACTACTACTTCATGGACCAGGAGAACTTCGAGCAGACTCACCTCAAGCGCGACACCCTCGGCGACGCCGTCGAATACCTCACGCCGAACCTGCTCATCTCCGTCTCCTTCCATGACGGCAAGCCCGTCGGCATCGAGCTTCCCACCGTCGTCGAGATGACCGTCGTCGAAACCGAGCCTGGCATCAAGTCCGCCACCGCCAGCTCAGTCACCAAGCCCGCCAAGACCGAAACCGGCCTCGTCGTCCAGGTCCCTCCCTTCATCAACGAAGGCGAAAAGATCCGCGTCGACACCGCCGAAGGCGCCTACATGTCCCGCGCCTAA
- a CDS encoding acyltransferase — MSQAPPLRTQHRYYPELDGVRAIAALLVMLFHAQQEGLSLRFSLGFGQTGVDLFFVLSGFLITSILLKAAPRDWSEVRTFYTRRALRIFPLYYVTLILCWILLSRPSWFFWVYLQNFWISFGKISHGPMHFWSLAVEEQFYLVWPFLVIFVPRKRLLPILTGTIVFAAVLRFVLAAFHQSVFVLTFTRLDGLAAGAVLATLNARGPLTRWARLMLSIAGLSTVAAAILGHLFRDSNNPSFVAIKYTLITAIYTCLMGSLLSRPNSRAVKLLSMRWLRWIGRISYGLYVFHPFVFAWTYRHFPGQPMLLRAGLATVFTFAIAAFSWYSFERWFIRLKEVLSPERRPTPAEPITV, encoded by the coding sequence ATGTCTCAGGCTCCGCCGCTGCGCACGCAGCACCGGTATTACCCCGAGCTCGACGGCGTTCGTGCCATCGCCGCGCTGCTGGTCATGCTCTTCCATGCGCAGCAGGAAGGCCTATCGCTCCGCTTTTCTCTCGGCTTCGGCCAGACCGGCGTCGATCTCTTCTTCGTCCTCTCCGGCTTCCTCATCACCTCCATCCTGCTCAAAGCCGCCCCGCGCGACTGGTCGGAGGTCCGCACCTTCTACACCCGCCGCGCCCTCCGCATCTTTCCGCTCTACTATGTAACGCTCATCCTCTGCTGGATTCTCCTCAGCAGACCCTCCTGGTTCTTCTGGGTCTACCTGCAGAACTTCTGGATCTCCTTCGGCAAAATCTCCCACGGCCCCATGCACTTCTGGTCCCTCGCCGTCGAGGAGCAGTTCTACCTCGTCTGGCCCTTCCTAGTTATCTTTGTTCCGCGCAAACGTCTCCTGCCCATCCTCACCGGAACCATCGTCTTCGCCGCTGTGCTCCGTTTTGTCCTGGCCGCATTCCATCAAAGCGTCTTCGTCCTCACCTTCACCCGCCTCGACGGCCTCGCCGCCGGCGCCGTCCTCGCCACACTCAACGCCCGCGGCCCGCTCACTCGCTGGGCCCGCCTCATGCTCTCCATCGCGGGCCTGTCTACGGTTGCTGCGGCCATCCTCGGCCATCTCTTCCGAGATTCGAACAACCCGAGCTTTGTCGCGATCAAATACACGCTCATCACCGCGATCTACACCTGCCTGATGGGATCGCTGCTCAGCCGACCCAACTCTCGCGCCGTAAAACTCCTCAGCATGCGCTGGCTACGCTGGATCGGCCGCATCAGCTACGGCCTTTACGTCTTTCATCCCTTCGTCTTCGCCTGGACCTACCGTCACTTCCCCGGGCAGCCAATGCTCCTTCGCGCCGGCCTCGCCACTGTCTTCACATTCGCGATCGCCGCCTTTAGCTGGTACAGCTTCGAGCGCTGGTTCATCCGTCTCAAAGAAGTCCTCTCGCCGGAGCGCCGCCCCACTCCCGCCGAGCCCATCACCGTCTAG
- a CDS encoding isoprenylcysteine carboxylmethyltransferase family protein produces MFHLDAWHTAITVWTAIGILWIITAAFEHSTPRPPAQRSSHNYNYLFLLIPAALLLFDPQLRLGPLNRALFQSSVLGLALVFAGAAFTGLARLRLGSNWSANPRIREGHTLSTSGPYRIVRHPIYTGILLTSLGTAVILGETRGYIAIVLAFIGYLIKSRMEDRLLAERFGLDFAAYCRRTKALIPGIL; encoded by the coding sequence ATGTTCCACCTCGACGCCTGGCACACCGCAATTACCGTCTGGACCGCCATCGGCATCCTCTGGATCATCACCGCGGCCTTCGAGCACTCCACACCGCGACCACCAGCCCAGCGCTCCAGCCACAATTACAACTACCTGTTTCTCCTCATACCCGCGGCCCTTCTGCTCTTCGACCCGCAGCTCCGCCTCGGTCCACTCAACCGTGCGCTTTTCCAATCCAGCGTCCTCGGCCTGGCGCTCGTCTTTGCCGGAGCCGCCTTCACCGGCCTCGCTCGTCTCCGTCTCGGCTCCAACTGGAGCGCCAACCCTCGCATTCGCGAAGGCCACACGCTCTCCACCTCCGGCCCGTACCGCATCGTGCGCCATCCCATCTACACCGGCATCCTGCTCACGTCCCTCGGCACCGCAGTCATCCTCGGCGAAACCCGCGGCTACATCGCCATCGTCCTCGCCTTCATCGGCTACCTGATAAAGTCCCGCATGGAAGACCGTCTCCTCGCCGAGCGTTTCGGCCTCGACTTCGCCGCCTATTGCCGCCGCACCAAAGCCCTGATCCCCGGAATTCTCTAA